GCTGCTGCTGGCCGCCTGGGACGTGGGCCTCGAAGCGCTGATGACCGCGCAGGGCTTCTGGACCTGGAGCGACCCCCGGCCGCTGTGGGCCGGCGCTCCGCTGCAGAATTTCCTGGGCTGGTGGGCGGTGGGCACCGCGCTCAGCCTGGCTGTGACCCGGCTGGCTCCGCAGCTGCGCCGGCCGGAGCGGGGGCCGGACCTCTCGCTGGCTTACCTGACCGAGTTGTTTTTCCTGCCGGGCGGCCTGCTGCTGCTGGGGCAGCCGCTGGCGGCCGGCGTCACCCTGCTGGTGATGCTGGCGGCCCTGCTGCTGGCCCGCGCCCTGGCCCCGGCACCTCGCCTTAGTCCTGACCTGAAAAGAGAGACTCCATGACGCCTGCCACCCCTCACACAAGCGACTTTCCCTGGGTGGCCCCGATGCTGCGTGCCACCATTCAGCGCGACCTGCGCCGGCAGCTGAGCGGCTTCTGGGTGTGCGGCAGCTTACCCTCCGGCGGCGCCGTGCTGGCCGCCAATCACGGCAGTTGGTGGGACGGTTACCTGATGCTGCACCTGGGCTGGGAATTCGGGCACCCAGCGCACATCATGATGAACGCGCCGGAGCTGGCCCGCTTTCCTTTCCTGCAACGGATCGGCTGCCGGCCGCCCTCGGCGGGGCGCGAGCTGGCCCGCGCCGCACAGGCGGGCAGCTGGGTGATGATTTTCCCCGAAGGTGCCCTGCAACCGCCCACACAGCCCGGCGGCGAGCGGCTGGCCCCGCTGCATTCCGGCGCCGCCTGGATAGCCCGCAGTGCCTCGGCGCCGGGCCGGCCGGTGCCGCTGGTGCCGGTGGCGCTGCGGGTGCACCTGCGCGCTGACCGTACCCCGGCCGCTTTCGCCCGTTTCGGGCCGCCCTGCCCGCCGGACAGCCTGGAGCCGGCGCTGAACCATGAGCTGCGGCAGCTGGACGCCGACCTGCAGGCCGCCGACCTCTACCAGCCGCCGGAAGGGTATCTGGCACTGTGGCGCGGGCGCGGCGCCCAGCAGCAGGAAACTCCTGCCTCGCACCTGCTGACCCGGCTGACCGGAGACCAGCTGTGAGGCGCCGGGCACAGACAAGCGGCTGGCAGCGGGCCGCCGGACTGGTGGCCGGCAGCTTTCTGGCCGTCAAACTGGGCACGCTGCTGGTCAATGCGGCGCATTTTCCCCGGCTGTCGGGGAAAATGCGCCCGGCGACACCCGGCAGCCTGCCGGAGGTCTCGCTGCTGAT
This region of Deinococcus sp. Marseille-Q6407 genomic DNA includes:
- a CDS encoding lysophospholipid acyltransferase family protein: MTPATPHTSDFPWVAPMLRATIQRDLRRQLSGFWVCGSLPSGGAVLAANHGSWWDGYLMLHLGWEFGHPAHIMMNAPELARFPFLQRIGCRPPSAGRELARAAQAGSWVMIFPEGALQPPTQPGGERLAPLHSGAAWIARSASAPGRPVPLVPVALRVHLRADRTPAAFARFGPPCPPDSLEPALNHELRQLDADLQAADLYQPPEGYLALWRGRGAQQQETPASHLLTRLTGDQL